A single genomic interval of Lathyrus oleraceus cultivar Zhongwan6 chromosome 7, CAAS_Psat_ZW6_1.0, whole genome shotgun sequence harbors:
- the LOC127104114 gene encoding uncharacterized protein LOC127104114: MGQLVEAIQALARGQEEMCQANLRVVAANPVIMIIPMNPLEGVGTPVDAFFTTRADSVYDSFGPSSADLERSFHMMEDKLKAIEGLNTFGLDAADMCLVQGVNIPHKFKVPNFEKYQGITYPKTHIRAFCRKMAAYSDDEKLLMHFFQDSLSGASLEWYIQLERTHIRTWRELAEAFLKHYQYNPDMAPNRTQLQSLAQKPEESFKEYAQCWRDLAARVQPPLLEKELVGMFMDTLQGPHIDRMIESAASGFSDLVTAGERIDNFLKIGNIQDIAAAASVAKKSHSGPPKKKEGETNAARIAKREAEAYQMPYYSVAAITLNSYQQSTYAIPTGPPAVQYQQPYAPQRPFASQ; this comes from the exons ATGGGTCAACTCGTTGAAGCCATACAAGCTTTGGCTAGAGGACAAGAGGAGATGTGTCAGGCTAATCTGAGAGTTGTCGCTGCTAACCCTGTTATTATGATAATACCAATGAATCCACTAGAAGGAGTTGGTACACCTGTC GATGCTTTCTTCACTACAAGGGCCGATTCAGTATATGATTCTTTTGGTCCTTCTTCTGCTGACCTCGAACGAAGCTTCCATATGATGGAAGACAAATTAAAGGCAATAGAAGGTCTCAATACTTTTGGGTTAGATGCCGCCGACATGTGTCTAGTGCAAGGCGTGAACATTCCTCATAAATTCAAGGTTCCAAACTTTGAAAAGTATCAAGGGATCACCTATCCGAAGACCCACATCCGAGCTTTTTGCAGAAAGATGGCTGCTTATTCTGACGATGAGAAACTCTTAATGCactttttccaggacagtctTAGTGGGGCTTCTCTAGAATGGTATATACAGCTTGAGCGCACGCATATACGAACCTGGAGAGAGCTTGCTGAAGCCTTCCTAAAGCATTATCAGTATAATCCAGACATGGCTCCCAATCGGACTCAGCTCCAAAGTCTTGCTCAGAAGCCAGAAGAATcattcaaggaatatgctcaatGTTGGAGGGACCTAGCTGCCAGGGTTCAACCTCCTCTTCTTGAAAAAGAATTGGTAGGTATGTTCATGGACACCCTTCAAGGGCCACACATTGATAGGATGATTGAAAGCGCTGCCTCAGGATTCTCAGACCTGGTCACCGCTGGGGAACGAATCGATAACTTTCTAAAGATCGGCAATATACAAGATATAGCCGCCGCGGCTAGTGTAGCAAAGAAATCCCATTCCGGACCCCCAaaaaagaaggaaggggagaccAATGCTGCCAGAATAGCCAAAAGAGAAGCTGAAGCCTACCAAATGCCATACTATTCGGTGGCAGCAATAACACTGAATTCGTATCAGCAGTCGACGTATGCTATCCCAACTGGTCCTCCAGCAGTGCAATATCAACAACCTTATGCTCCTCAGCGACCTTTTGCTTCGCAATAA